The following are from one region of the Heliangelus exortis chromosome 2, bHelExo1.hap1, whole genome shotgun sequence genome:
- the XCR1 gene encoding chemokine XC receptor 1, producing MEEDYYPFHSEDNYSDGYFINDSNICEMGNYFVFYTHLTTVVYTLAFLLSLLGNTLVLWILFKYENLTSLTNIFIMNLCVSDLVFSCMLPFWAADQSFGWIFGEFLCKAVNAVFSIGYYSGVFFLTLMTVLRYFSVVTPLSTLRSQTQCCGFLLSLAVWIGSILVVVPEIIHTTVHKHFDGVQTCDYASWKWKRVDIYLRNVLFLFSFGVIVFCYFKILIILLRARSHRKHRTVKLILIIVVAFFLCWAPYNILSFLITFPPPTCQYEKDSKLAFHISRKIAFSHCCLNPVLYVFAGVKFKGHLSRLCSQYLPCGNSQVSSPKFSQDKFHYEGSLSSRV from the exons ATGGAGGAAGACTATTATCCATTTCATTCAGAGGATAATTACTCAGATGGATACTTTATTAATGACAGCAATATCTGCGAAATGGGCAactattttgtattttacaCCCATCTCACTACAGTCGTCTACACTCTGGCGTTTTTGCTCAGCCTGCTAGGAAACACTCTAGTGTTATGGATCCTCTTCAAATATGAAAACCTTACATCTTTAACAAATATCTTCATCATGAATCTCTGTGTCTCTGATTTAGTCTTCTCCTGCATGCTGCCTTTCTGGGCAGCAGACCAGtcctttgggtggattttcgGCGAGTTCCTTTGCAAAGCAGTGAATGCTGTTTTCTCCATTGGCTACTACAgtggtgttttctttctgactcTCATGACTGTCCTGAGGTATTTCTCCGTAGTGACCCCTCTCTCAACTCTGAGATCCCAGACGCAGTGCTGTGGTTTTCTGTTGAGCTTGGCTGTTTGGATTGGAAGCATATTAGTTGTGGTTCCTGAGATAATTCACACCACAGTGCACAAACACTTTGATGGCGTCCAGACCTGTGATTATGCCAGCTGGAAATGGAAGAGGGTGGACATTTATCTGAGAAATGTActcttcctgttttcctttgggGTTATAGTATTCTGTTACTTCAAGATACTGATAATCCTGCTCAGAGCAAGATCTCACAGAAAGCACAGAACTGTGAAGCTCATCCTTATTAttgtggtggcttttttcctttgctgggcACCTTACAATATCCTCAGCTTTCTGATTACTTTTCCACCACCTACCTGTCAGTACGAAAAGGACTCTAAACTTGCCTTTCACATCAGCCGTAAAATTGCTTTCTCCCACTGCTGCCTCAACCCCGTGCTCTATGTTTTTGCTGGAGTCAAGTTCAAGGGTCATTTGTCACGTTTATGCAGTCAGTATTTACCCTGTGGGAACAGCCAAGTCTCCAGCCCCAAGTTCTCTCAAGACAAATTCCACTATGAAG gaagcCTGAGCAGCAGGGTTTAG